GTCCATTCctaccacaaggtcaaaacttcccagcttaatcggtatcacatcAATACTAAAAGATTTCTCGGCCAAGTTAAAAGTACAACCATGATAGATTTGATCAGCTTTCATTAGATTAccgttccctagttctatagagtacaagttttctaatgacgatacagGTTTCTTAATATTATGCCAAAAATCCTTAGACACAAAACTCCTATCAGCACCAGAATCAAAAAGTACATAAGCACAATGATTGTCGAGTAAGAACGTACCCATGACTAGCTTCGGATCATCACGTGCTTCACTTGAATTGATGTTGAATGCTCGTCCTTTCGCAGGCTCAGTAGTCTTCCCCACACTCAGGCAATCCTTCCTGTAATGACCAGCTTTACCACAACCAAAGCAGGTATTTGTACCCATCTTGTAGTCTTTTGATGAGTGTCCAGTTCTCTTACACTTATCACAAGTCAGTCCATTACAAGCTCCAGTATGatgcctattacacttggtacaaagTGGGAACCTCCCTTGATACCCTGATCTGGTACTCGGACCAGACGTTGTACCCTTATTAGTATCTTGTCTCTTGTGAAATTGCTAATTAAAGTTCTTGTCATGACCGGTATTCCACTTACGTTTACCGTCACCTGAACGGTTCTAATGGGTCACCACAACCACCTTGTTGTCACTTGCAGCCTGATTAAGTAACAAATTTGCCATGTCTATGGCTTCTTGCACCATCTTCGGCTTAGAAGTAGTTACACCAGTCCTGATCTTTCCAGTCAAACCTTCGATATATTGTTCCACCGTACGCCTCTCAGTCGGGACCAACTCTGTGCACATCAATGCTaactcaaagaatctcttgttATAACTAACAAGATCAGTACCCACCAGCTTCAACTCACGAAGTTCTCTTTCCATTCTCAAAATCTCATTTcgagggcagtactcctcgatcatacgtTGCCTAAAATCTTCCCACGGAGTAGCAAAAGCCTGATCAAGTCCTACCAATGCAGCATAgccgttccaccatgttaatgtacTGTCTGACAATGTGCATGAGGCAAACTTCACTTTGTTAACTTCTCTAGTCTCACTGATTCGAAACACAGACTCTAACTTTTCAAACCAACGAGTCAAACCAACTGGTCCTTCCGTTCCTTGAAAAGCATGCGATTTACAGCTAGTAAACATCTTATAAGTACATCCACCCTGATTATTGCTATTGttgttggtaccatttgtattgttACTAGTATTCCCCTAGTTGTTACGAGCCATCTCTGCTCGCTCTGCTGGCATACCTTCGGCAACAAGTCTTCGGACTAAAGCAGCTGTCGATTCTTTCGGAGGCATTATCTTTCTAGACAAAGATAATACACTGGATCAATTCAATGAAAAAAATAGCTTAAAAGtatactagcaacgagtagtgATGCATAGTAAGTAGTAGTAAATCGTAGAGATTTAGTAGTGATAGCGGTGGATAGTAGTGAGTAGTGTTAGCTAGTAGTAGTAAACACTAGTATAAGTATATATGATAACAGTTTATGTAGTAGATTATTATGCAGCATAACTACGTATAAATATATTACCACACAACACATAACATAAACAAGGCATACGTATTAGTGTAGTAATTCACAACAGTTCTAGGTACGGATCGTAGTCTAGACTCGCTTAGGTGTCTTAAAGACTCATACGGACACTCTAATGcaaatcctagttccctacaaccattagctctgataccaaatgtaacaccccgtcagaacacactaacggaatattaactttaggtcccacagttaacggtcacgccctctatatgagacgttttctgaaaagtaatcgcatttatttcaaaagcattttCATTAATCTAAAATAAAACCAAGCGTTGACATTAATGACATAAGTAAATAATCCATAACATTATTTAATAGGAAACAGTTTTAAATGTGATAAAATGTTCTTGACATAAAGACCCATGCTGGACTCCAATCCAGTGTATGCACCACGTAAGCACATAGTCATCAAAGCAATGCGGAAGCTAAGTACCTttaagaacctgagataaaacataaaaacgatcaacaaaaatgttgagtgaatctacaggtttaagtaaatcagtttatctttgttagaccacgagatttagttcAAAGCAGTAAAAGTTATACAAcagttatgagcacttgaatataaagctttaacccgcggatagcttAAATGCGCTACACATCTTCCTTTACCCCATTTTGCAAATGCTGATCAAGCATTTGGTTACAAAATTATAAGCACCCAGTTCGttgagtgaggtttgtcaaacctacggtaccgtccttatagttcgacccttacaaagtaattaatatattcaagctag
This genomic window from Rutidosis leptorrhynchoides isolate AG116_Rl617_1_P2 chromosome 2, CSIRO_AGI_Rlap_v1, whole genome shotgun sequence contains:
- the LOC139889570 gene encoding uncharacterized protein, producing MPPKESTAALVRRLVAEGTEGPVGLTRWFEKLESVFRISETREVNKVKFASCTLSDSTLTWWNGYAALVGLDQAFATPWEDFRQRMIEEYCPRNEILRMERELRELKLVGTDLVSYNKRFFELALMCTELVPTERRTVEQYIEGLTGKIRTGVTTSKPKMVQEAIDMANLLLNQAASDNKQFHKRQDTNKGTTSGPSTRSGYQGRFPLCTKCNRHHTGACNGLTCDKCKRTGHSSKDYKMGTNTCFGCGKAGHYRKDCLSVGKTTEPAKGRAFNINSSEARDDPKLVMGTFLLDNHCAYVLFDSGADRSFVSKDFWHNIKKPVSSLENLYSIELGNGNLMKADQIYHGCTFNLAEKSFSIDVIPIKLGSFDLVVGMDWLSENRADIVYYQKAIRIPVAKGEPLMVYGERSNTPLHFINCLKAHKHIRKGCLAMLVHVSKTEPEAKKLEDVPIVRDFPDVFSEELPGLPPHRDVEF